The following is a genomic window from Moorella sp. Hama-1.
CGGGGTCATTCCTATGTCGGCCTGTGCCCCTTTCATAATGAAAAGACCCCGTCCTTTACCGTCAGTCCCGAGAAACAGGTCTTTTATTGCTTCGGCTGTGGTGCCGGCGGTGATGTCCTGACTTTCCTCATGAAGCGGGAAGGCCTCAGTTTTCCTGAAGCCCTGGCGGCCCTGGCGGCCAGGGCGGGCGTCGAGCTGGCGGGGAAAGAGGAAACCCCGGCGGCCCGGCGACAGCGGGAACAGCGGGAACGCTTGTACCGGCTGGGGGCAGTAGCTGCCAGCTTTTATTATCGCATCCTGGCCCGGCACCCGGCCGGGGCCGCGGCCCGGAGTTACCTCCAGGGGCGGGGTATAAAAGGAGCCACGGCCCGGCAGTTTGAACTGGGTTACGCCCCGGACGCCACAGGCGCCCTGGTGACCTACCTACAACGCCAGGGTTTCACACCGGAAGAGATTACCCAGGCGGGTTTGAGCCTCAGCCGGCCGCCCCGGGGGCTGATGGACCGTTTCCGGGGGCGGCTCATGTTCCCCATTAAAGACAGCCGCAGCCGGGTTATCGGTTTTGGCGGCCGCGTCCTGGGGGAAGGCCAGCCCAAGTATCTCAACTCCCCGGAGACGCCGCTATTTCATAAAGGCCACCACCTCTTCGGCCTGCACCTCTCCCTGCCGGGCATCCGCAGGGAAGGCCGGGCCATTCTGGTGGAAGGTTATATGGATATGATCGCCGCCTGGCAGTATGGCATTGATAATGTCGTAGCCTCCCTGGGTACGGCCCTGACTGCCGAGCAGTCCCGGGAACTAAAAAAATACGCCCGGGAGGTAGTTATCGCCTATGACGCCGATACCGCCGGCCAGGCAGCCACCCTGCGGGGCCTGGATATCCTCAGCGCTGCCGGCCTCCAGGTCCGGGTGCTGCAGCTGCCAGAGGGCCAGGACCCGGACGAATTCCTGGCCGCCCGGGGGCCGGAGGCCTTCCGGGAACTGGTTTCCCGGAGCCTGGGTCTCATGGAATTTCGCATTTATAAAGCAGTCCAGGAGCATGACCCGACCACGGCCACCGGCAGGAAGGCCGTCATGGAGCATCTCCTACCTTACCTGAGCCAGGTAAGGGATGCGGTGGAACAAGAGACTTACGCCCGGCTCCTCAATCGCTATACCGGGATTTCTGAGACAGCCATACTAAAGGATATACGCCATCAACCCGTAACCGGGGTTAAGGTAGATAAAACCAGGTATACTAGGGATAGCCACACCAGGACTGCCGCCCCCCCCCACCAGGCGGAGTTCTTCCTCCTGCGGGCCTACCTGGCCAGCCCCACCCTGGCGGCCCGGATTGACGCCCAGCTGGGTCCGGACTGGGGCCGGGACCAGGTTACCCGGGGGCTGGTGGCCGCCGTCAGGGAGCAACGCCAGGTAGTACCGGAACTGGCCGGTGCTGAGCTAATCGCCAAACTGGATCTACGGGCTGAACCACAACAGGAAGCCCTCCTGGCGCGGATGACCCTGGCCGAAGATCTGGGACCTGTAGAAGAGCGGGCGGTGAACAAGGCCATCCGCCTGCTGAAACTCCAGCAGCTGCAAAGGCAAACAAAATCATTATGGCTGGAACTGGCACGGGCCGAAGACACCGGTCAGCAAGAACAGGCCCGGGAACTCCAGGGAAGGATCTTTCACCTCCAGCAAACCATAAACTCGTTAAAACTAGGAAGGGGGGAGTCATGGTGAAAGAAGAACAGCGCAAACAGATGGTCAAAGAACTGATCGAAAAGGGCAAAAGCCAGGGAACTTTAACTTACGGCGACATTATGGATGCCCTTCAGGGAATCGAACTCTCCCCCGAACAGATTGATGATATCTACGAGCAGTTGAACCACATGGGCATTGAAGTCGTGCCCGAAGCCGCCGAGCTGGAAGCCCTGGAGAAGGAAGACGGCGAAGCAGGGGAGGCAGATTCGGATCTTGATCTTTCTATTCCGGAGAATGTAGCCATCGATGACCCGGTGCGGATGTACTTGAAGGAGATTGGCCGGGTGCCCCTGCTGACCCCGGAAGAGGAAATTGAACTGGCCAAGCGCATGGAGGCCGGCGATGAGGAAGCCAAGCGTCGCCTGGCCGAAGCCAATCTACGCCTGGTGGTGAGCATCGCCAAGCGCTACGTCGGCCGGGGCATGCTCTTCCTGGACCTCATCCAGGAGGGCAACTTGGGCCTGATCAAGGCCGTAGAAAAATTCAACTACCGCAAGGGATTTAAATTCAGCACCTATGCCACCTGGTGGATTCGCCAGGCCATTACCCGGGCCATCGCCGACCAGGCCCGAACCATCAGAATCCCGGTGCATATGGTCGAGACAATTAATAAATTAATCCGGGTGCAGCGCCAGTTGCTCCAGGAACTGGGCCGGGATCCCTCCCCCGAGGAAATCGCCCACGAGATGGATATCCCTGTGGAGCGGGTACGGGAGATCATGAAGATCGCCCAGGAACCAGTATCTTTAGAAACACCCATCGGTGAAGAAGAAGATAGCCACCTGGGGGATTTTATCGAAGATGAAGACGCCCAGGCCCCGGCTGAGGCCGCCTCCTTTATGCTCCTGCGAGAGCAGCTGGAAGAAGTCCTCAATTCCCTCACCCCCAGGGAAAAACGGGTGCTGCGCCTGCGTTTCGGTCTCGACGACGGCCGCGCCCGGACCCTGGAGGAAGTAGGCCAGGAGTTCGGCGTCACCCGGGAACGGATCCGCCAGATCGAAGCCAAGGCCCTGCGCAAGCTCCGCCACCCCAGCCGCAGTAAAAAATTGAAGGATTATCTGGAGTAAGGAGTATTGGCAAGTAAGGCCCGCGCAAATAGGGGAACTAGTTGTTGACCGGAGGGACATTCCGGAGTATAATATGATAGGTGGTTTTCCTCGGTAGCTCAATGGTAGAGCGCCCGGCTGTTAACCGGGTGGTTGCAGGTTCGAGCCCTGCCCGGGGAGCCAGAAAGGGCCCATAGCTCAACGGTAGAGCTGCCGGCTCATAACCGGTTGGTTCCTGGTTCGAATCCGGGTGGGCCCACCAATATACGTCGGAGCAAGGTCAGAAGCTGGAGGTCAAAGAGGTGGCCATAGCTTGCTGACCTTTTTCATTATCATGACAGGCAAACTTGTTTTTACCCTGCCGGCCCGCTTGCGGGCCGTGGCCGCCCTTGTCCCGGCAGGCAGTGCCGTAGCCGATATTGGCAGCGACCACGCCTATCTGCCCCTGTACCTGGCCGGCAGCGGTCGCTGCTCCAGGGTCATTGCCGTTGAGGTGGCGCCGGGACCCTACCGTCGCACCCTGGCTGCCGTCCGGGGCGCCGGCCTGACTGACCGCATTGAGGTGCGCCGGGGCAATGGCCTGGCACCGCTGCAGCCGGGGGAGGTAGATACAGTGACCATGACCGGTCTGGGCGCCGTCACCCAGCAGGAGATCCTGGCTGCCGGGCCGGAGGTCCGGCAGCAGCTGCACCATCTGATCCTGCAGCCCCAGGGTAAAGCCGGACCCCTGCGCCGCTACCTGGCGGCCGGCGGCTGGCGCCTGCAGGACGAGGACCTGGTCCTAACGGGCGGTCATTATTACTTTATCATGGCCGCTGTCCCCGGTGAGAGCCCGGTGTACAGCGACCTGGAGTGGGAGTTAGGCCCCCTGCTGCTGCAAAAGCGGCATCCCCTGCTGGCTGGTTATATTCTGGATAAAATGGAAAAACTAACGGCAGCCGTCGGTCAGCTGTCCCGGGCCCGGGGAGCGGTGGCCCTGGCCCGGCAAGGCGAGCTAGACCGGCAACTGGCCCGGCTACAGGAGGTAGCAACATGGCTGCAAAATGCGGTGAAATCATAGCCTTCATGGAAGCCTTGGCCCCACCGGAATTAGCGGCCGAATGGGATAACGTCGGCTTGATGCTGGGAACGCCGGAGGCCGACGTCCGGCGCATACTGGTCTGCCTGGACGTAACCCCGCCGGTGGTGGATGAAGCGGCTGCCCGGGGGGTCAACCTGATTATCAGCCATCATCCCCTCTTTTTCCGGCCGGTGAAGAACCTGCGCTTTGACGAACCCCAGGGAGAGATGGTCCGGCGTCTCCTCCAGGAGAACCTCATGGTCTATTCCGCCCATACCAATTTAGACAGTGCTGACCTGGGGGTCAGTTACCACCTGGCGGCCAGGCTGGGGTTAGAGGATATCCGGGTCCTGGTCCCCACCCACCGGGAGAAGTACTACAAACTTGTCACCTTTGTCCCCGAAGACCACGAAAAGGTCGTCCGGGAAGCCCTCACCCGTGCTGGAGCGGGATGGATCGGCAACTACTCTGACTGCACCTTCAGGGTGGCCGGCACCGGTACCTTTCTACCCCTGGCGGGAACGCAGCCTTATACCGGCGAGGAAGGCAAACTGGCAGAGGTAAAGGAGTACCGCCTGGAGACCATTATTCCCACCGGCCGCCTGCCGGAAGTCCTCCAGGCCCTCTTGAAGGCCCATCCCTACGAGGAAGTGGCCTATGACGTCTATCCCCTGGCTAATGAAGGTCCGGCCCAGGGCATCGGCCGTACGGGCGTCCTGCCCCAGGCCCTGGCCCTGGAGGAGTTCAGCCTGCAGGTTAAAGAAACCCTGGGCGCCGGCCGGGTCAACGTGGTGGGCGATAAGGAGCGCAAGATTAAAAAAGTGGCCGTCTGCGGCGGCGCCGGCAGCGACGTCATGAACGCCGCCCGGACTGCCGGGGCCGACGTCCTGGTAACCGGCGACCTTAAATACCACGAGGCCCGCACGGCCCAGGCCACGGGCCTGGCCGTTATCGACGCCGGCCATTTCGCCACCGAAAGGTTAATTGTCCCCGTCCTAGTAACCTACCTTCAGGAGCAATTGCAGGAGCGTGAGGTGATGGTCCTGGCCTCCCAGCAGGAACAGGAACCCTGGTACCCATTATAAAGGGGGTATGAGCATGGGCCTCAGTCAGCTGTGGGAGTTGCAAGAGATGCATCTCCGCCGCCAGGAATTACAGCGCCAGTTGCAGACGTCCGCCCTGGCCAGGGAACTCAAAAAGGAAAAGGAACGCCTGGAAGCCTTGCGGGAAACGGTGCGCACCAGGATGCAGGAACGAGAAGAACTCTTACAAGAGATCGCCGCCCGGGAAAAGGTTTGCCACGGTCTGCAGACCAGGAGGAAACACCTGGAAACCAGACTCTATAGCGGAACGACCAATAACCCCAAGGAATTGAACAACCTTCAGCAGCAGATGGCAACCATTGCCGCCGATTTACAGGCCGAAGAAGAAAAAACCCTGGAAGCTACCTCCCGCCACGAGGAACTGGACAACTGGCTGGCGACCAGCACCGCCACCTTTCAGGCCGGTAGGCAAGCCTACCGGGAAAAACTGGCCGGCTACCGCACCTGGCTGGCAGGCCTGCAGCAGGAGATTGACGTCCTGGCAGCCAATGCCGCCCAGCTGGAGGGAGAAATCGAGCCCCAGCTCCGGGACCTGTACTGCCAGCTACGGCGTCGCCTGGGGGTCAGGGCCCTGGCCCGGGTGATCAAAGGCAGCTGCAGCGGCTGCAACCTGATGATTCCTTCTTTCACGCTACGGGAGATTCGCTCCGGCAAAACGGTCTACTGCGAAAGCTGCGGCCGCTTGCTGCTACCGTAGGTCCAAATTTAGGCGACATACTTAGATCCGGGGTGACATTTTCTCAGTCCGCTTACAGGGTGACAATATCACAGTCCGGTGACAAAAGTGCTCGCGGGCAGTTGACAGGGAGGGTATACGGTGTTATACTGAATGTCCACAGAAAAAGTGGATATAGTGCTTTTGAGTAAACCGGATGGTCGCGGGCGTAAAGGCGCGTTTGGCGCCTCAGCGCCTGAGGAAAGTCCGAGCTCCGCAGGGCAGGGTGCTGGATAACGTCCAGTGGAGGCGACTCCAAGGATAGTGCCACAGAAACAGACCGCCCAGCACTCAACCTGACGAGTGAAAAAGTCCTATCTACCAACTGGCTCCTAATCGGGATCAGGCAGGGGTTCCTGGTAGATGAAACTTCACCTGTCAGGTTGAGTGCTGGGCAAGGGTGGAAAGGCGAGGTAAGAGCTCACCAGCGGTTAGGCGACTAACCGGCTCGGTAAACCCCACCTGGAGCAAGACCGAATAGGGGGACAAGAGGGGTGGCCCGCCCCGTCCCCGGGTAAGGTCGCTGGAGGCGTCAGGCAACTGGCGTCCAAGATAGATGACCATCTAAGACAGAACTCGGCTTACAGGTTTGCTCAAAAGACCTTTGGCTACACTTATAGGTTATCACCTCTTCTTATGGGCCACATTTTAGGACCTGGAAGAGGTGATAACCTTTTTTATTTAGCGGGGCCTGTGAAAAACCCTCTCAGATATCCATAATAGCAGGAGCGTGTCCGAATGCCAAATCCAGTTTGAGGGGGTAAGAGCCTTCTATTTGGCTGTAACCAGTACCAGTGGGACGGATTAGGCATTTTTTCTGCTAAAATAATAGCGGTGGGTTATTCTGGGTATACTATAAGTAAATTTATAGGTCGATAGGGAAAAAGATATGATTACTGGATACAAGGTTTGCCTGGCAGGACCATCATGGCATAAAGTAATTGATTTTGTGGGGCGCCCCCTGAAGGGGCGCCCTTATTTTTTGATGTTGAATCAGACTCAACATCCGGGGCCAAATTGGGGCTATTTTGAAGACTTTACGTTGAATATAATTAACCATTATGACCGGTAATGTTCCAGAAGAGGTTATGAGTTTCGATGAGCTTTTAACGTTATTAATGCACTTTAAAAGAAATTCATCCACCGGGGAGATCTTTATGTTTCCGGGAGGGGAAAAAGGCCACATAGCTAAGAGTACATGGAAAAACTGGATTAGTAGAATTAAAGATGCCTCCAGGTCTTCTGATTTTTACGGCTTAAAGGATTTCCAGTGGAAAGACCTGCGGAGTAGTGCAGCTAGGGATCCATACGCTGTCGCCAGGTTTTTAGGCGATAAAAGTTTTGATGTAGTACAAAAGTATATCCAGGTGCCGTGGGAACAGAAGCTCCGGTGGTTAAAGACACCGGAGGATATTAAGTGGCAGCAGGAACGAAATAAAGGTGCCGGGGAAGGTAAAATAGAAAATGAAAAAGTAAAAGCAATTACACCAGGTGTAGTTCCTATGGCCCCGAATATTAACCTCGGGTTGTCAGTAGTTGTACAATTAAACGAGCTGGCGAGAAACCTGGAGAGAGGATATATTACACCAGAGGAGTTTACCTGGTTTAAAAGAAACCTGTACAACAATATAGCGGGCAACTATCAGCAACTGTGATTTTATACCTGCATCAAGAGGTATGGATAATAGCTTCTTGATGACCCCTGCTTGAAAACGAATTGTAGCCCGGTATTCTTTATTCTTTAAATTGCCCCCCTGCTCGACGATCCGGTTGTAGGTAGTTAACATGTTAACATATGTTAACACCAGTAACGGCGGCAGGTGATTGTTAACAAAGAAATAGCAGGATTATATCCCTTCATGGCGAATTATGCCTTCAGAGTAAATTTTAGCACTGGCTATTGGTTACTTGGTCACTCTATAAGGAAGTGGTACTATGCCGATACCAGAAAAACAGCTTGAAAAAATATGGGCTAGTGCGATTTCTACCCTAAGGCTACGTGCAATTCTGTACGAAACGTCTTGTCCGAAAGTCAATCATTAAGACAAAGGAATTTTGAGGTTTATTTATAGGGCTCCTATAAAAACAGTACAAACATATGTGGGGATAGCGATGTCGAATTATCATCCAACTTAACTCTGTATTTATCCCAGATACCTTTGGGCTTCATCTTGCGGAATGTGATGTCGTTATAATCTTCATCAAGGCTAACCATTTCCAAAAATCGCACCTTGCATAGGGTATAATTATATTAGCCAACCATTTATATACGTCAGAGAAATATGGTGGTAGAAAGGTTATCAGCTTTCTTTATTAACACTAAATCGGGGAGAAATTAAAATGGACGAAAAAGAGCTCAATGTTTGGGGTATCCATGCAGGAAAAACAGGTGATGCTGATACCATTTTTCTAAAAAAGAATTATATGGGTCTTGGTTGGGATGAGTTAGATGACCTCAGTACACTTAAGGCTGATAGAGAGGCTTTTAAAGCCAAAGTCGCTGAGTGTTATCCCGATAAAAAGCCCGGCGCAATACCGAATATCGCCGGACAACTTTACCGGTTCGTACACGAAATGAAGGACAGCGACATTGTTGTTTATCCCTCAAAAATAAACCGGGAAGTGCATGTCGGGAAGGTAGCTGGTCCTTATAATTACAACCCCAATATCGGGAAGGGCTATCCTCACCTTCGCCCGGTAAAGTGGTTACGCTCTCTTCCGCGCACTAAATTTACCCAGGGAGCTCTTTACGAAATCGGTTCAGCAATGAGTTTTTTTCAGGTAAAGAATTATTCTGAAGAGTTTAAGGCCGCACTTGAAGGTAAGACTACACCGACACCCCCTTCCAAGGATGACACTCTTTCAATTGTTACAAAAGATATTGAAGAAACTACCCGCGATTTTATCATCAAACAGCTTTCACAGGAGTTAAAAGGACACCCTTTGGCTGAATTCGTAGCTCACGTTCTAGAAACGATGGGATATCGGACACGTATTTCACCGGAAGGGCCGGACGGCGGCATTGATATTATAGCTCATAAAGATGAGTTAGGTTTCGAGCCACCGATCATAAAAGTGCAGGTAAAGAGTAGTGAGGGGAGCATCGGCGACCCGGTGGTTTCCTCGCTTTATGGTAAAGTAGCGCCAGGTGAATTCGGACTTCTAGTGACGTTGGGCATCTTTACCACCCAGGCTCGTAACTTTGCGAGAAGTAAGAGCAACTTACGGCTTATTGATGGAGACGAGCTGGTAAACCTGATCTTGCAGCACTACGAGCAGTTTGATTCACGCTATAAGGGACTTTTACCGCTAAAAAGGGTGTATGTACCACAGGTGTTAGAAGAAACAGATGAGTAAATAGAATTACAAGTATGATTTTCGAGTTGGTAAATACTTAGATTAAATCTGATAATAATAGAAGGCCTTGTAAGTGGAGGTTCAGGATAGCGGCGCAGGAGTGGGAGGGATGGGCGTGGGCGTAGCGATGGGTTATAATGGTCGAGTAGAAGTATGCCTCGCGGCATACCTCTACTCGACCACTTTATGACGAGCTACTACGGTGCCCGCAGCATATTGATAAGGCTGTGGTTACCTTGGCTGTCCACCTTACGAACGGCAGCAACTGTATCGGCGGTAATAAGATCCTCCTTGAGGAGGGCAGTATGCAGAGGAAATGACTAGACGCTGGAGGTGGGGGATGTGGCCGATATAATTGATTTACGGATAAAAATCCTTAATAACCTAGAAGAACAAGTAGAAAGAGAACTGAGTTATCTTAAAACACCACCGGAAATACTTCAAAAGGAGCAGGACATTTTAAATGGCCGTGAGAGGGACTTTGGCGTAGAAGCCAAAGTTTCAGA
Proteins encoded in this region:
- a CDS encoding zinc ribbon domain-containing protein, with the translated sequence MGLSQLWELQEMHLRRQELQRQLQTSALARELKKEKERLEALRETVRTRMQEREELLQEIAAREKVCHGLQTRRKHLETRLYSGTTNNPKELNNLQQQMATIAADLQAEEEKTLEATSRHEELDNWLATSTATFQAGRQAYREKLAGYRTWLAGLQQEIDVLAANAAQLEGEIEPQLRDLYCQLRRRLGVRALARVIKGSCSGCNLMIPSFTLREIRSGKTVYCESCGRLLLP
- a CDS encoding Nif3-like dinuclear metal center hexameric protein, whose protein sequence is MAAKCGEIIAFMEALAPPELAAEWDNVGLMLGTPEADVRRILVCLDVTPPVVDEAAARGVNLIISHHPLFFRPVKNLRFDEPQGEMVRRLLQENLMVYSAHTNLDSADLGVSYHLAARLGLEDIRVLVPTHREKYYKLVTFVPEDHEKVVREALTRAGAGWIGNYSDCTFRVAGTGTFLPLAGTQPYTGEEGKLAEVKEYRLETIIPTGRLPEVLQALLKAHPYEEVAYDVYPLANEGPAQGIGRTGVLPQALALEEFSLQVKETLGAGRVNVVGDKERKIKKVAVCGGAGSDVMNAARTAGADVLVTGDLKYHEARTAQATGLAVIDAGHFATERLIVPVLVTYLQEQLQEREVMVLASQQEQEPWYPL
- a CDS encoding tRNA (adenine(22)-N(1))-methyltransferase: MLTFFIIMTGKLVFTLPARLRAVAALVPAGSAVADIGSDHAYLPLYLAGSGRCSRVIAVEVAPGPYRRTLAAVRGAGLTDRIEVRRGNGLAPLQPGEVDTVTMTGLGAVTQQEILAAGPEVRQQLHHLILQPQGKAGPLRRYLAAGGWRLQDEDLVLTGGHYYFIMAAVPGESPVYSDLEWELGPLLLQKRHPLLAGYILDKMEKLTAAVGQLSRARGAVALARQGELDRQLARLQEVATWLQNAVKS
- the dnaG gene encoding DNA primase; protein product: MSIGLDIEVVSVTTACNQDVIHEVKERVDIVEIIGGYVQLKKRGHSYVGLCPFHNEKTPSFTVSPEKQVFYCFGCGAGGDVLTFLMKREGLSFPEALAALAARAGVELAGKEETPAARRQREQRERLYRLGAVAASFYYRILARHPAGAAARSYLQGRGIKGATARQFELGYAPDATGALVTYLQRQGFTPEEITQAGLSLSRPPRGLMDRFRGRLMFPIKDSRSRVIGFGGRVLGEGQPKYLNSPETPLFHKGHHLFGLHLSLPGIRREGRAILVEGYMDMIAAWQYGIDNVVASLGTALTAEQSRELKKYAREVVIAYDADTAGQAATLRGLDILSAAGLQVRVLQLPEGQDPDEFLAARGPEAFRELVSRSLGLMEFRIYKAVQEHDPTTATGRKAVMEHLLPYLSQVRDAVEQETYARLLNRYTGISETAILKDIRHQPVTGVKVDKTRYTRDSHTRTAAPPHQAEFFLLRAYLASPTLAARIDAQLGPDWGRDQVTRGLVAAVREQRQVVPELAGAELIAKLDLRAEPQQEALLARMTLAEDLGPVEERAVNKAIRLLKLQQLQRQTKSLWLELARAEDTGQQEQARELQGRIFHLQQTINSLKLGRGESW
- a CDS encoding restriction endonuclease; protein product: MDEKELNVWGIHAGKTGDADTIFLKKNYMGLGWDELDDLSTLKADREAFKAKVAECYPDKKPGAIPNIAGQLYRFVHEMKDSDIVVYPSKINREVHVGKVAGPYNYNPNIGKGYPHLRPVKWLRSLPRTKFTQGALYEIGSAMSFFQVKNYSEEFKAALEGKTTPTPPSKDDTLSIVTKDIEETTRDFIIKQLSQELKGHPLAEFVAHVLETMGYRTRISPEGPDGGIDIIAHKDELGFEPPIIKVQVKSSEGSIGDPVVSSLYGKVAPGEFGLLVTLGIFTTQARNFARSKSNLRLIDGDELVNLILQHYEQFDSRYKGLLPLKRVYVPQVLEETDE
- the rpoD gene encoding RNA polymerase sigma factor RpoD — its product is MVKEEQRKQMVKELIEKGKSQGTLTYGDIMDALQGIELSPEQIDDIYEQLNHMGIEVVPEAAELEALEKEDGEAGEADSDLDLSIPENVAIDDPVRMYLKEIGRVPLLTPEEEIELAKRMEAGDEEAKRRLAEANLRLVVSIAKRYVGRGMLFLDLIQEGNLGLIKAVEKFNYRKGFKFSTYATWWIRQAITRAIADQARTIRIPVHMVETINKLIRVQRQLLQELGRDPSPEEIAHEMDIPVERVREIMKIAQEPVSLETPIGEEEDSHLGDFIEDEDAQAPAEAASFMLLREQLEEVLNSLTPREKRVLRLRFGLDDGRARTLEEVGQEFGVTRERIRQIEAKALRKLRHPSRSKKLKDYLE